In Nymphaea colorata isolate Beijing-Zhang1983 chromosome 5, ASM883128v2, whole genome shotgun sequence, one genomic interval encodes:
- the LOC116254077 gene encoding uncharacterized protein LOC116254077 isoform X2: METEVVELSLPEGDVAVQTDEEHWNAYLEEEDKRKDDSDGDMEDKPLDSLVTVVHEDKLKEVLRNLCFEEPKIVIDASKEFVRLLRGASGEEFLRQYVQASPSCQELWDAWKLQREKSALTRVWLLIATILEHPGGKETLVESAGSRGGGITIDPAAKSRHAIRKKLDKFARSIVEDKLDDVYGALSSKETSRRKAALSLMAAVVRRGPGFAHEVVRKFDFSMKAFVELAETKPRKMGTKAKKEEKKKKPSTRPAFIEFAMAFLQASDPRALRWVLQKRELCAGVLHSLSRDDDKTISFVLCTLQNKVLSAESLVPPSLQSVLLGDATLEQLSDISGNPDGGDAAEAAHRTLMMVCTDPSHGLMPESSDNLTKPGRLAGRSTLKGNPGRLLRLMLRLRPLEVAYHKDLLLAIVGGRPSIAALYMDSFPYNLEPRPSPHWFSSILLASDLVSAVNVGTCLFSSIPLRIEPPNLDSSGMQTILKCILPSPLTRLVINRGLLHSNVLVRHGSLRILLEALKSMDNIIAAINIKIGSTTSRRDAGSTKGRVPSQVKDSEGFPKIIGFSGSGAFPKIDEYLSTSSSANIKADGSLLQRWSSFRQGLQDEFRAILPDPQVLLKLLSSLSCSQAFTRKPLKRKELTTSHETSKAAKRSKSNKASEDVDIFISGIASEVRVSQSGEYGIVDDTHPKEDADEMQNTSMIAWIWSLDDLSFFGDEPWNIESYFHSKLLDAVTLYMRTIPDSLVEGSYDFFKILPSDPMTLSTCQVQSLLSLLLEYVQQYPRSRTATKGHELRYKHLQPLIKLMLYSPTAGIRNQACVLAREAMLSTGAFDGNVSEIESWFMSLPAYVSGRGSASSSPSDTLESMTAVLVPFFCDAVSTVGNNLHKYLHQLCDNLENITSSEDTPDFGPLILCILQKCMRVLESDTKTFKLIDRCMISSYVGNSLKLLLQIQLGSGLLASLIISILTEKFCKDPSVKVNSHELHCEWRPLMNLLCFAQSMKCQDICKPKPIALKPVNGHGGSLTKAVYKALKMVKEGHNEPPVKVAAALCSSLLCADLEDLVHNFPALLVVFKSCFGDGFEFLFSTCSIEHGLLAQISRQWSDIFPGQKIRATVTIDDDTEANEVFQGNSLMTSSEDTTLVSGFSDEFTVSAFNLFLRRMPLCIILPTIICFGDSRPLDRSEITDLLKSKISEASSGNIILLLRFILFWLHQVELYYGIAPSSYLEQQICLCFLLIEVLLIQTLASTFDPVTSQFGQADSNTLIVEVVDIIFHHPAVTMFLLHPTCTNKDKTRSVGNGFKDFLFTSKQYVSPIDLCVLHLLRNIADSISKQNTSTACSVHDIHNAVKNACRNLLQRLLAVFREDFEWCILENRNQVPCFASWYVLSESLQYISPFVLLETANWVFCKMEMHGTHTLAVFSPVSAGMYIAEMAFKMLPSYLVHGSENRSTCSLFWESSVQSLDLCLVEKVYFRVLDFSMSYQLENADLCLLNAVVAAKIINKTAQPQVAHLPLSMAMLRMITESPIEMVVHCMHKIDKVKSKLLSLITEMSPHHLNYFGKIFLSMVNKKGVPGMDILVSLEQIKKIVEQYSVLGTEDKVMLLPTVHLYFSSLSNLDKDHAEVITEFVSGFLLDGSLDWQNFVTSSIFLIDPNEVSFTSTIELPHLFSFSVLGKFVHLFHYYIDENLDNKKWRKALFNSVFTSLPMHDEILMCDANEVFNCSYEQLLNLVNGFVAKLSLLRMLLYPKSHSVHFPVIKADEGSSGMLSREISSKVKLKPKLYFRLMICLVVTLDKIVQRCSLSVIYSSSQKSDYCSLFARFLEITILRNLVELSAELGSDPVPVKYLTFLEPFTRSSLVYRFEDPATLRAMRTILLLFSRCSFNFNDILNHLLAHSLFIPTILWCEMKDDLSFHDPREHLSLRSASRVLQLLTFYDPKGNGVTDKVNTEKTIMDIYPDIYHRKLEVVKLLRALVLLKAQNICLSASEEVAFNPRDLVSLLLSGYGATMNEIDLEVCKLMHEIEFVDGSDGSHIAVMNFLWGSSASKIRTEQILDKLLSVDGGGGGEIDEEYHKRTFKENLAVDSRYSLMTVLNFPYHQHAWTQPASLDKLLQDSFADMSSASYEKRRVTSYDPDFILRFSIHGLSRGFFEPIEFARLGLLAIAFVSIASTDEGIRKMGYDALGNFKQSLEDRQAGKVGLSLRLLLAYLQNGILEPWQKIPSVIAVFAAEASLILMNPQENQYLVVNQLLTRFSKVNLQAVPLFHALLGSGTINFQRDLDWILRLCCVGLNLVDDALIVKRSFVFELLLSFHASALVSHESRTLILQIVKKAAKLPLLVQHLVENCGIISWLSSLLASCTLKLYAAQNTLVYSEMVAIFEVLTDILSDRRITLWLRKIALEQLSEISSQIHSIFLRGSELLKGHTQLLDFFLEILILTMKISARRKIYKPHFSLSLEGLYHVYLAVEGALCTRKNRATAELGVKCILMSSPPEAMSTKDKSMILKLVMWCITTSTHLLLQPKKATELKSAVLSCHKDDENEADMREKLLRWMAALVIRGEMLSSSTSVHNTELSRAKTLQNLLEQQVKDRTSMNLATEREFDGLLAAIILYLQQLQGMQCTELRSVVSAMCLLLPFGSKISGNGAILLDDRLSNLISFLSSHIHCPVETNPAWRWSYHQPWRDLSADSTDENKRVEVQACQSLLVIFSYVLSGNMPKFPVLLAQLAASFELLSWDFTNA, from the exons ATGGAGACGGAGGTGGTGGAGCTATCGCTCCCGGAAGGCGATGTAGCGGTCCAGACAGACGAAGAGCACTGGAACGCTTATTTGGAGGAGGAGGATAAACGGAAAG ATGATAGCGACGGCGATATGGAGGACAAGCCCTTGGATTCTTTAGTCACGGTGGTTCACGAGGACAAATTGAAGGAAGTTCTAAGGAACCTGTGTTTCGAGGAGCCGAAGATCGTGATCGATGCTTCGAAGGAGTTCGTTCGACTGCTTCGCGGCGCATCCGGTGAGGAGTTTCTTCGCCAGTACGTTCAGGCATCGCCCTCGTGCCAGGAACTCTGGGATGCTTGGAAGTTGCAGAGGGAAAAATCGGCCCTAACCCGCGTTTGGTTGTTAATCGCCACGATCTTGGAACATCCCGGAGGTAAGGAGACGCTCGTTGAGTCTGCTGGATCGAGAGGGGGTGGCATCACGATTGATCCTGCCGCGAAGTCGAGGCATGCGATAAGGAAGAAACTTGACAAATTCGCTCGCAGCATCGTGGAAGATAAGTTGGATGATGTTTATGGGGCGCTTAGCAGTAAGGAAACAAGCCGGAGAAAAGCTGCATTATCGCTCATGGCTGCTGTTGTTAGGCGAGGACCTGGTTTCGCTCATGAAGTTGTCAGGAAATTCGATTTTTCGATGAAGGCTTTTGTGGAGCTCGCAGAAACTAAGCCTAGGAAGATGGGGACTAAAGCCaagaaggaggaaaaaaagaagaaaccatcTACTAGACCGGCGTTTATTGAATTTGCAATGGCGTTCCTGCAAGCTAGTGATCCTAGGGCATTGCGGTGGGTTCTTCAGAAGAGGGAGCTATGTGCTGGAGTGCTACATAGTCTCAGCAGAGACGATGACAAAACAATCAGCTTCGTTCTTTGTACGTTGCAGAACAAGGTTCTTTCTGCAGAGTCGTTGGTTCCGCCGAGTCTTCAGAGTGTGCTTTTAGGCGACGCTACTCTCGAGCAGTTGAGTGATATTTCAGGCAACCCAGATGGTGGGGATGCTGCAGAGGCTGCTCACAGGACGCTCATGATGGTTTGTACCGATCCTTCTCATGGATTAATGCCAGAATCCAGTGATAATTTAACTAAGCCAGGACGTTTGGCTGGTAGAAGCACATTGAAGGGTAATCCAGGGCGTCTCCTTCGTTTGATGCTGAGGTTAAGGCCGTTGGAGGTTGCGTATCATAAAGACCTACTATTAGCTATAGTTGGCGGAAGACCATCTATAGCTGCATTATACATGGACTCTTTTCCGTATAATTTGGAGCCACGCCCATCTCCTCATTG GTTCTCGTCTATATTGCTTGCTTCAGATTTAGTTTCTGCTGTAAATGTGGGTACCTGCTTGTTTTCGTCCATTCCCCTACGGATTGAGCCGCCGAACTTGGATAGCTCTGGAATGCAAACCATATTGAAGTGCATTTTGCCTTCTCCATTGACTCGTCTAGTTATTAACAGGGGTTTACTCCATTCGAATGTTTTGGTGAGACATGGTTCACTGAGAATTCTGCTCGAGGCGTTGAAGTCAATGGATAACATAATAGCTGCCATAAATATCAAAATTGGCAGCACAACAAGCAGGCGAGATGCAGGTAGTACGAAAGGCAGAGTGCCCAGTCAAGTAAAAGATAGTGAAGGTTTCCCAAAAATAATTGGTTTTTCAGGTTCTGGCGcttttccaaaaattgatgaaTATCTATCTACATCATCATCTGCCAACATAAAGGCAGATGGCTCGCTGCTTCAAAGATGGTCATCTTTTAGACAAGGATTGCAAGATGAATTTAGAGCCATCCTGCCGGATCCTCAAGTTCTTTTGAAGTTATTATCTTCATTGAGCTGTAGCCAGGCATTCACAAGAAAACccttaaaaagaaaggaattgacTACTTCACATGAAACTAGTAAGGCTGCCAAgagatccaagtccaacaagGCTAGCGAAGATGTTGACATCTTTATTAGTGGGATTGCAAGTGAAGTCAGAGTGTCTCAATCTGGGGAATATGGGATAGTTGATGATACACATCCCAAAGAAGATGCAGATGAAATGCAAAATACTTCTATGATTGCCTGGATCTGGTCTCTTGACgatttgtcattttttggtGATGAACCATGGAATATTGAAAGTTATTTTCATTCTAAGCTGCTTGATGCAGTTACTCTTTATATG AGAACGATCCCTGATTCATTAGTTGAGGgatcatatgatttttttaagattCTTCCCAGTGATCCAATGACATTGAGCACCTGCCAGGTGCAGTCCCTTTTGTCATTATTATTGGAGTACGTTCAGCAATATCCTAGAAGCAGGACTGCCACCAAAGGACATGAGTTAAGATACAAGCATTTGCAACCTTTGATTAAGCTGATGCTGTATTCACCAACAGCAGGGATTAGAAATCAGGCTTGTGTTTTGGCTCGGGAGGCAATGTTGAGCACAGGTGCCTTTGATGGGAATGTGTCGGAAATTGAGTCGTGGTTCATGTCTCTTCCTGCATATGTCAGTGGCAGAGGTTCTGCAAGCAGCTCACCATCTGATACTCTTGAAAGCATGACAGCGGTTCTGGTACCATTTTTCTGTGATGCAGTCTCTACTGTTGGGAACAACTTACACAAGTATCTTCATCAATTATGTGATAATCTTGAAAACATCACTTCTTCTGAAG ATACTCCTGACTTTGGTCCACTGATCCTCTGTATACTACAGAAGTGCATGCGAGTACTTGAATCTGATACCAAAACCTTCAAGCTTATTGATCGTTGCATGATCTCATCATACGTGGGCAACTCACTGAAGCTCTTGCTACAGATTCAG TTAGGTTCAGGATTGTTGGCTTCTCTCATCATCTCCATTTTGactgaaaaattttgtaaggaTCCTAGCGTCAAAGTTAATTCCCATGAGTTGCACTGTGAGTGGAGGCCATTGATGAACCTCCTTTGTTTTGCTCAAAGCATGAAGTGCCAGGATATATGTAAACCAAAGCCCATTGCTTTGAAGCCAGTGAATGGACATGGTGGTTCCCTAACAAAAGCAGTTTACAAAGCATTGAAAATGGTAAAAGAAGGTCATAATGAGCCTCCAGTGAAGGTTGCAGCAGCTCTGTGTTCCTCTTTACTTTGTGCAGATCTAGAAGATCTAGTACATAACTTCCCTGCTCTTCTTGTTGTTTTCAAAAGTTGTTTTGGGGATGGATTTGAGTTTCTATTTTCTACGTGTTCTATTGAACATGGTCTTTTGGCCCAAATTTCTAGGCAATGGTCTGATATTTTTCCCGGTCAAAAAATCAGAGCAACTGTCACCATAGATGATGACACAGAAGCTAATGAAGTTTTTCAGGGTAACAGCTTGATGACATCCTCTGAGGACACTACACTGGTTTCTGGCTTTTCAGATGAATTTACTGTCTCTGCATTCAATCTGTTTCTGCGGCGCATGCCTTTATGCATTATATTACCCACAATAatatgttttggtgattcaagGCCACTTGATCGTTCTGAAATTACAGATCTGCTCAAGTCCAAAATATCAGAAGCTTCAAGTGGTAATATCATCCTGTTGTTAAGGTTCATCTTATTCTGGCTTCATCAGGTAGAGTTGTACTATGGAATTGCACCATCTAGCTATTTGGAGCAACAAATATGTTTGTGCTTTCTTCTGATAGAAGTTTTGCTGATTCAAACACTGGCATCAACTTTTGATCCCGTTACCTCACAATTTGGACAAGCAGATTCTAACACATTGATTGTtgaagttgtggatattatttttcatcatcctGCAGTAACCATGTTCCTTTTGCACCCCACTTGTACCAACAAGGATAAGACGAGAAGTGTAGGGAATGGTTTCAAAGACTTTCTTTTTACTTCCAAGCAGTATGTTAGTCCTATTGACCTCTGTGTCTTGCACCTTTTGAGAAATATTGCTGATTCcatatcaaaacaaaatacaagtACTGCATGCAGTGTTCATGACATCCACAATGCCGTCAAGAATGCCTGCAGGAACTTGCTTCAAAGGCTACTTGCGGTCTTTAGGGAGGACTTTGAGTGGTGTATACTTGAAAACAGGAACCAGGTGCCATGTTTTGCTAGTTGGTATGTTCTTTCCGAGTCATTGCAATATATATCTCCTTTTGTTTTGCTGGAAACTGCTAATTGGGTTTTCTGCAAAATGGAAATGCATGGGACACATACATTGGCTGTGTTTTCTCCTGTCTCTGCTGGGATGTACATTGCTGAAATGGCATTTAAGATGTTACCAAGTTATCTTGTCCATGGAAGTGAAAATAGGAGCACATGCAGTTTATTTTGGGAAAGTTCAGTTCAAAGCTTGGATCTTTGCCTTGTCGAAAAGGTTTATTTTAGGGTCCTTGACTTCTCCATGAGCTATCAGTTGGAAAATGCTGATTTATGCTTATTGAATGCTGTTGTTGCtgcaaaaataattaataaaacaGCTCAACCTCAAGTTGCTCATCTTCCATTGAGTATGGCGATGTTGAGGATGATTACTGAAAGTCCCATTGAAATGGTTGTGCACTGCATGCATAAGATAGACAAAGTAAAGTCAAAGCTATTGTCACTAATCACAGAGATGAGTCCTCATCATTTGAACTATTTTGGAAAGATATTCTTATCAATGGTAAACAAAAAAGGCGTTCCTGGTATGGATATTCTTGTTAGCTTAGAGCAGATAAAGAAGATAGTAGAACAGTACTCAGTTTTGGGTACTGAAGATAAAGTGATGCTGTTGCCCACTGTCCATTTGTATTTCTCAAGCTTATCAAATTTGGACAAGGACCATGCTGAAGTTATTACTGAGTTCGTTTCAGGGTTTCTACTGGATGGCTCTTTGGATTGGCAGAATTTTGTTACTAGCAGCATCTTCCTGATAGACCCTAATGAAGTTTCGTTCACATCTACAATTGAACTACCACACCTTTTCAGCTTCAGTGTACTTGGAAAATTTGTTCATCTGTTTCATTACTATATTGATGAAAACTTagacaacaaaaaatggagaaaagcaTTATTCAATTCTGTTTTTACAAGCCTACCTATGCATGATGAAATTCTAATGTGTGATGCAAATGAGGTTTTCAATTGTTCATATGAACAGTTGCTCAATCTTGTGAATGGGTTTGTTGCAAAATTGTCCTTGCTAAGGATGCTATTGTATCCAAAAAGCCATTCAGTGCATTTTCCAGTAATTAAGGCAGATGAAGGATCTAGTGGAATGCTTTCAAGGGAGATTAGTAGCAAAGTGAAACTGAAACCAAAGTTGTACTTTAGACTTATGATTTGTCTGGTTGTCACTTTGGACAAGATTGTGCAAAGATGCTCTTTATCAGTAATATATTCTAGTTCACAAAAAAGTGATTATTGTTCTTTATTTGCAAGGTTTCTGGAAATTACCATATTGAGAAATCTAGTTGAGTTGTCTGCAGAGCTGGGTAGTGATCCTGTGCCAGTGAAATACCTTACATTTCTGGAACCTTTTACTAGATCTTCTCTAGTCTATAGATTTGAGGATCCTGCTACTTTAAGGGCTATGCGtactattcttcttttgttttcaagatGCAGTTTTAACTTCAATGATATTCTTAATCATTTACTTGCACATTCACTATTTATTCCAACCATTCTGTGGTGTGAGATGAAAGATGATCTCTCCTTCCATGATCCTCGTGAGCATCTATCACTCCGTTCAGCATCCAGAGTTTTACagcttttaacattttatgATCCCAAAGGGAATGGCGTCACTGACAAAGTGAATACTGAAAAAACTATCATGGATATTTATCCTGATATTTACCATAGAAAACTGGAAGTGGTTAAATTATTGAGAGCTTTGGTTCTACTTAAAGCTCAAAATATATGTCTTAGTGCCTCTGAGGAAGTTGCCTTTAATCCCAGAGACTTGGTGTCTTTACTTTTATCAGGATATGGGGCAACTATGAATGAAATCGACTTGGAAGTTTGTAAACTTATGCATGAAATTGAGTTTGTGGACGGATCAGATGGTTCTCACATTGCTGTGATGAATTTTCTATGGGGAAGTTCTGCATCAAAAATAAGAACAGAGCAAATTCTTGATAAGTTGCTGTCCGTTGATGGAGGAGGTGGCGGCGAAATAGATGAAGAATATCATAAGAGGACTTTCAAGGAAAACCTTGCTGTTGACTCTAGATATTCTTTAATGACTGTCTTGAACTTTCCTTATCATCAACATGCATGGACTCAACCAGCTTCCCTGGACAAACTTTTGCAAGACAGCTTTGCGGATATGTCATCG GCATCATATGAGAAGAGAAGAGTAACTTCATATGACCCAGATTTCATTTTGCGGTTCTCGATTCATGGATTGTCTAGGGGCTTCTTTGAACCTATTGAGTTTGCAAGACTTGGTCTGCTTGCAATTGCATTTGTTAGCATAGCTTCTACTGATGAGGGGATACGGAAAATGGGATATGATGCTCTTGGAAACTTTAAACAATCTCTGGAG GATAGACAAGCTGGTAAAGTTGGATTGTCGCTTCGACTACTTCTAGCTTATTTACagaatggaatcttggaaccgtGGCAGAAGATTCCTTCTGTAATTGCTGTTTTTGCTGCAGAGGCCTCTTTAATTTTGATGAATCCACAGGAAAATCAGTACCTTGTTGTTAATCAATTACTGACACGTTTCTCTAAGGTGAATCTACAG GCTGTTCCATTGTTCCACGCATTGCTTGGGAGTGGCACCATCAATTTTCAAAGAGATCTAGATTGGATTCTTCGCTTGTGTTGTGTTGGACTGAATTTGGTTGATGATGCTTTGATTGTTAAGAGAAGCTTTGTTTTTGAACTTTTGCTCAGCTTTCATGCTTCTGCTTTGGTGAGCCATGAGTCAAGAACGTTGATACTACAG ATAGTGAAGAAAGCTGCTAAGTTGCCACTTTTGGTACAACACCTAGTCGAGAACTGTGGGATAATTTCATGGTTGTCATCATTGTTGGCATCATGCACTCTGAAGCTGTATGCAGCTCAAAATACGCTTGTTTACTCAGAAATGGTAGCTATTTTTGAG GTCCTTACTGACATTCTTTCGGATAGAAGAATAACCCTGTGGCTGAGAAAGATTGCACTTGAGCAGCTGTCCGAGATTTCGTCACAAATACATTCTATTTTCCTGCGTGGGTCAGAATTGCTGAAGGGCCATACTCAATTATTAGACTTCTTTCTCGAGATTCTCATATTAACTATGAAAATTTCTGCaaggagaaaaatatataaacctCATTTCAGCTTATCGCTGGAAGGCCTGTACCATGTCTACCTAGCTGTTGAAGGTGCCCTTTGTACCAGGAAAAATAGAGCCACTGCTGAACTTGGGGTGAAGTGCATACTTATGAGCTCACCACCTGAAGCAATGTCTACCAAg GACAAATCTATGATATTGAAGCTTGTTATGTGGTGTATTACCACTTCAACACATTTGCTATTGCAACCTAAAAAGGCAACTGAGCTGAAAAGTGCTGTTTTGAGTTGCCacaaagatgatgaaaatgaagcCGATATGAGAGAAAAGCTTCTGCGGTGGATGGCAGCTTTGGTCATTCGTGGAGAAATGCTGAGCAGCTCTACCTCTGTACATAACACGGAACTGTCAAGAGCAAAGACTCTACAAAACTTACTGGAACAACAAGTGAAGGATAGAACGAGTATGAACCTGGCGACAGAGAGAGAATTTGACGGCTTATTGGCTGCGATAATTTTGTACTTGCAGCAACTTCAGGGCATGCAATGTACTGAGCTTCGCTCTGTAGTTTCTGCAATGTGCTTACTTCTTCCATTTGGTTCCAAAATCTCAG GTAATGGAGCGATACTTCTAGATGACAGGTTAAGCAATCTGATTTCATTTCTGTCTTCACACATTCATTGCCCTGTAGAGACAAATCCAGCTTGGAGATG GTCATATCATCAGCCATGGAGGGACCTTTCAGCCGATTCAACTGACGAGAACAAGAGAGTTGAAGTCCAGGCTTGTCAATctcttcttgttattttctcatATGTCCTTAGTGGAAACATGCCGAAGTTTCCAGTTTTATTGGCTCAGTTGGCTGCTAGTTTTGAACTTCTCTCTTGGGACTTCACCAATGCCTAG